A part of Micromonospora chersina genomic DNA contains:
- the pdhA gene encoding pyruvate dehydrogenase (acetyl-transferring) E1 component subunit alpha, which produces MAKGDPGAATRTRRAAPRTKRAAATGEPELVQLLTPEGERIETALGPDGTEYRVDFTDEEYRGLYRDLVLVRKLDAEATALQRQGELGLWASLLGQEAAQVGSGRALRTQDMAFPTYREHGVLYCRGIDPIMPLGLFRGVDQGGWDPNEFKFNMYTIVIGAQTLHATGYAMGVAMDGKTGSDDGEAVIAYFGDGATSQGDVNESFVWASVFNAPLVFFCQNNQYAISEPLERQTRVPLYQRAGGFGFPGVRVDGNDVLASYAVTRHALDNARHGQGPSLIEAYTYRMGAHTTSDDPTRYRIASEVEAWQAKDPIARMKAFLTKQQIVDESFFAEVDEQARAESVHLRERVLAMPNPEPVTMFDHVYPNGSPELDEQRAQFSKYMESFEGSAH; this is translated from the coding sequence ATGGCAAAGGGCGACCCCGGGGCCGCCACCCGCACCAGGCGGGCCGCACCCCGTACCAAGCGCGCCGCCGCCACAGGCGAACCGGAGCTCGTGCAGCTGCTCACGCCCGAGGGCGAGCGGATCGAGACCGCGCTCGGCCCGGACGGGACCGAGTACCGCGTCGACTTCACCGACGAGGAGTACCGCGGGCTCTACCGCGACCTCGTGCTAGTCCGGAAGCTCGACGCCGAGGCCACGGCGCTCCAGCGCCAGGGCGAGCTGGGCCTCTGGGCCAGCCTGCTGGGCCAGGAGGCGGCGCAGGTCGGCTCCGGCCGGGCGCTGCGTACGCAGGACATGGCCTTCCCGACCTACCGGGAGCACGGCGTCCTCTACTGCCGGGGCATCGACCCGATCATGCCGCTCGGCCTGTTCCGCGGCGTCGACCAGGGCGGCTGGGACCCGAACGAGTTCAAGTTCAACATGTACACGATCGTCATCGGGGCGCAGACCCTGCACGCGACCGGGTACGCCATGGGTGTCGCCATGGACGGCAAGACCGGCAGCGACGACGGCGAGGCGGTGATCGCCTACTTCGGCGACGGCGCCACCAGCCAGGGCGACGTGAACGAGTCGTTCGTCTGGGCCAGCGTCTTCAACGCCCCCCTGGTGTTCTTCTGCCAGAACAACCAGTACGCCATCTCCGAGCCGCTGGAGCGGCAGACCCGCGTCCCGCTCTACCAGCGGGCCGGCGGCTTCGGCTTCCCCGGCGTCCGGGTGGACGGCAACGACGTGCTCGCGTCGTACGCGGTGACCCGGCACGCGCTGGACAACGCGCGGCACGGCCAGGGCCCGAGCCTCATCGAGGCGTACACCTACCGGATGGGCGCGCACACCACCTCCGACGACCCGACCCGCTACCGGATCGCCAGCGAGGTCGAGGCCTGGCAGGCCAAGGACCCGATCGCCCGGATGAAGGCGTTCCTCACCAAGCAGCAGATCGTCGACGAGTCGTTCTTCGCCGAGGTCGACGAGCAGGCCCGCGCCGAGTCGGTGCACCTGCGCGAGCGGGTGCTCGCCATGCCGAACCCGGAGCCGGTGACCATGTTCGACCACGTCTACCCCAACGGGTCCCCGGAGCTCGACGAGCAGCGGGCCCAGTTCTCGAAGTACATGGAGTCGTTCGAGGGGAGCGCCCACTGA